One genomic window of Acidobacteriota bacterium includes the following:
- a CDS encoding polysaccharide biosynthesis/export family protein → MSRLSSSFSVRFPVAASVLLVLALAPGWWGVAEEPGTAPGYRIGAGDVLLVFIYEENSRERVIVRPDGMITLPLVGDVPAAGKTPQEVASVVAQAVSRFQKEPTVTVAVEEIHSYRIYLLGNLGAQQSLESSTPLRLLQAIAAAGGLNEFASKKILVLRDENGKQTVREVDYDKIIKGKAPDQNIWLRSGDVVIAR, encoded by the coding sequence ATGTCCCGGCTGTCGAGTTCTTTTTCCGTCCGGTTTCCTGTGGCAGCCAGCGTGCTGCTGGTGCTGGCCCTGGCCCCCGGCTGGTGGGGGGTGGCCGAGGAGCCGGGTACGGCTCCGGGCTACCGCATCGGCGCCGGCGACGTGCTGCTCGTCTTCATCTACGAAGAGAACAGCCGCGAGAGGGTCATCGTCCGCCCCGACGGCATGATCACCCTGCCGCTGGTCGGCGACGTTCCCGCGGCAGGCAAGACGCCCCAGGAAGTGGCCTCGGTCGTCGCCCAGGCCGTCTCGCGCTTCCAGAAGGAGCCGACGGTCACCGTGGCGGTGGAAGAAATCCACTCCTACCGCATCTACCTGCTCGGCAACCTGGGAGCCCAGCAGTCCCTCGAGTCGTCCACCCCCTTGCGGCTGCTGCAGGCCATTGCGGCCGCGGGCGGGCTCAACGAGTTCGCCAGCAAGAAGATTCTCGTGCTGCGGGACGAGAACGGGAAGCAAACCGTTCGCGAAGTGGACTACGACAAGATCATCAAGGGCAAGGCTCCCGACCAGAACATCTGGCTGCGCAGCGGCGACGTGGTGATCGCACGATGA
- a CDS encoding PqqD family protein, with the protein MKVPQARVDLRLMDLGAELMLCDDERKLVHILNSTARRIWDLCDGTHGVAEIAAEISAMFPGIPRERVLDDVQTALADLEAKGVIAWVAQEASQPGE; encoded by the coding sequence ATGAAAGTGCCCCAGGCGCGCGTGGATCTCAGGCTCATGGACCTCGGTGCCGAGTTGATGCTCTGCGACGACGAGCGAAAGCTGGTCCACATCCTGAACTCCACGGCGCGGCGGATCTGGGACCTATGCGATGGGACCCACGGCGTCGCCGAGATTGCAGCCGAAATCTCGGCGATGTTTCCCGGGATCCCCAGGGAGCGGGTACTGGACGACGTTCAGACGGCGCTCGCGGATCTGGAAGCCAAAGGGGTCATCGCCTGGGTCGCGCAAGAGGCATCGCAACCGGGGGAGTGA
- the tadA gene encoding tRNA adenosine(34) deaminase TadA: MNDTQAMEAALEQARRAARADEVPVGAVLVSTADGRLLAAGANRTLTDTDPTAHAEIVALRAAAAALGAPRLPGTTLYVTLEPCLMCLGAMVHARVDRVVFAAADPKVGATRRFQEVPVDFCGLNHRLAIDGGLLAPSAAELLRAFFRRRRAHPEAGQRRGEALRQRRRP; the protein is encoded by the coding sequence ATGAACGACACCCAGGCGATGGAAGCGGCCCTCGAGCAGGCCCGTCGCGCAGCGCGGGCCGACGAGGTTCCCGTGGGGGCGGTGCTGGTTTCCACGGCGGACGGTCGCCTGCTGGCCGCCGGGGCCAACCGGACCCTGACCGACACCGACCCCACCGCCCACGCGGAGATCGTCGCTCTCCGGGCCGCCGCCGCCGCCCTGGGGGCTCCCCGCCTGCCGGGCACCACCCTCTACGTCACCCTGGAACCCTGCCTGATGTGCCTGGGGGCCATGGTCCATGCCCGGGTCGATCGGGTGGTCTTCGCCGCCGCCGATCCCAAGGTCGGTGCCACCCGCCGCTTCCAGGAAGTCCCGGTGGACTTCTGCGGGCTCAACCACCGGCTCGCCATCGACGGGGGTCTGCTCGCCCCGAGCGCCGCCGAGTTGCTCCGCGCTTTCTTCCGCCGGCGGAGGGCGCATCCGGAAGCCGGACAGCGCCGGGGGGAAGCCCTCCGGCAACGGCGGCGGCCCTGA